The Lucilia cuprina isolate Lc7/37 chromosome 5, ASM2204524v1, whole genome shotgun sequence genome includes a window with the following:
- the LOC111674870 gene encoding phospholipid scramblase 1-like isoform X2 encodes MKIKGDWMSIPPGIPNCPRGLEYLTSIDQLLVKQKVELLEAFTGFETNNKFSIKNALGQKVYYAVEDNDCCTRNMCGPARPFDMKIFDNFRNEVIHVHRPLACSSCLFPCCLQSMEVSAPPGNVVGTIEQEWSLCAPAFRIKNHIGDTVLRIEGPFCTFSMCGDVEFNILSLTGENIGKISKQWSGLAREIFTDADFFGITFPLDLDVRMKAVLLGATFLIDAMFFEKSANIESDRPGML; translated from the exons ATGAAGATCAAAG gcGACTGGATGAGTATACCGCCCGGCATTCCGAATTGTCCGCGCGGTTTGGAATACCTTACTAGTATAGATCAACTGTTAGTTAAGCAAAAAGTCGAATTATTAGAAGCTTTTACCGGTTTCGAGACAAACAATAAATTCTCCATTAAAAATGCTCTCGGTCAAAAGGTCTATTATGCCGTCGAAGATAATGATTGCTGTACCCGAAACATGTGTGGTCCGGCACGTCCATTtgatatgaaaatttttgataatttccgCAATGAAGTTATACACGTACATCGACCATTGGCCTGTTCAAGTTGTTTGTTTCCATGCTGTTTACAATCAATGGAGGTTTCCGCACCACCCGGCAACGTTGTCGGTACCATCGAACAGGAATGGAGTCTCTGTGCACCAGCATTTAGAATTAAAAATCATATTGGTGATACTGTTTTACGTATTGAAGGTCCTTTCTGTACATTTTCTATGTGTGGTGATGTGGAATTTAAt atTCTTTCCTTGACTGGTGAAAATATTGGCAAAATTTCCAAACAATGGTCTGGATTGGCACGAGAAATATTTACTGATGCCGATTTCTTTGGTATAACTTTCCCCTTGGATTTGGATGTGCGTATGAAAGCTGTGCTTTTAGGTGCAACATTCCTTAtt gATGCCATGTTCTTTGAAAAATCCGCTAATATTGAAAGTGATCGTCCCGGAATGCTGTag